The DNA sequence CTTGTCGTGGAAGAACCCACCCTTGTCCCGACCGAGTTGGCGCGGGGGGCCGGCGGAACGACGGCTGTGGATACACCCCGAAAAGAGCCGCGTTATCTTGAATATCGGATGGGGGCGTCGTGGGATGGTCTGCTCACGTCGAAGCGGCGTAGGATATCGGTTTGGCGTCTTCCCCCTCTCCGTCGCGAATCACGGTCGAGCCCGGCAAATGCGGCGGTCGGCCGTGCGTTCGCCACATGCGCATCCGCGTCAAAGACGTTCTGGACATGCTGGCCGCCGGGGCGACTGAGG is a window from the Planctomycetota bacterium genome containing:
- a CDS encoding DUF433 domain-containing protein → MASSPSPSRITVEPGKCGGRPCVRHMRIRVKDVLDMLAAGATEDQILVDYPDLEREDIRACLGYAARYLDHPVVLGR